One genomic segment of Hevea brasiliensis isolate MT/VB/25A 57/8 chromosome 3, ASM3005281v1, whole genome shotgun sequence includes these proteins:
- the LOC110647394 gene encoding pentatricopeptide repeat-containing protein At3g03580, with protein MKTAKLGILRERRDELLHSSLSKALSSAQNPKQLHKVHTLLITSGLERSAFFSGKLISKYTQLKDPISSFSVFHQLFPAANVYQWNSIIRALTHSGLFSKALELYAKMRDMKLKPDTYTFPSVINACAAAGDFQTGCVVHNHVLEMGFGFDLYVGNALVDMYARFGDLIKARNIFEEMPHRDIVSWNSLISGYSANAYWEEALEIYYQARIAGLKPDPFTISSVLPAFGGLLAIKEGEVVHGLVEKLGINADIIVSNGLLSIYFKFGRLMDARRVFNEMVVKDTVSWNTLICGYCQMELFEESIELFMEMVRSFRPDLLTITSILRACGLLQDLEFGKFVHDYMIRSGFECDVTASNIIIDMYAKCGDLVASGKVFDRMKYRDSVSWNTLINGYIQSGSYDKGVKLFKKMKMDLKPDCITFVALLSISTRLADMELGKEIHCDLAKLGFDSDLVVCNALVDMYAKCGKIDYALMVFENMKVHDIVTWNAVIAACVQAEDCSLGLRMVNQMKNEEFMPDMATMLGILPICSAIAAKRQGKEVHACTFKLGFESAVSVGNALIEMYSKCGNLMYSIRVFEHMKTKDVVTWTALISAYGMHGEGKNALKSFEEMLAAGLFPDHVAFIAIIYACSHSGLVEEGLAYFDRMKKDYNIEPSIEHYACVVDLLSRSGQLSKAEEFINSMPLKPDASIWGALLSASRASGDLKIAERISQHIVQLDFDDPGYYVLVANVYAALGRWDDVRMIRKSIKVKGLKKDPGCSWIEIKKRAYAFGTGDKFFKQYEKVNKLLGTLANLMAKEGYAADLQYALHDVEEDEKRGLLYGHSERLAIAFGLLNTEPGTPLQILKNLRVCGDCHTWTKYVSKIVKREILVRDANRFHKFQDGTCSCGDHW; from the coding sequence ATGAAAACTGCGAAGTTGGGCATTCTACGTGAACGCAGAGATGAACTCCTCCATTCTTCCCTCTCGAAAGCTTTATCATCTGCACAAAACCCCAAACAACTTCACAAAGTCCACACCCTCTTAATCACATCAGGTCTTGAAAGATCTGCCTTCTTCTCTGGCAAGCTCATAAGCAAATATACCCAGCTCAAGGACCCCATTTCTTCTTTTTCAGTCTTTCACCAACTCTTTCCTGCTGCCAACGTCTATCAGTGGAATTCTATCATTAGAGCGCTCACCCACAGTGGGTTGTTTTCAAAAGCTCTTGAACTTTACGCCAAAATGCGGGATATGAAACTTAAGCCCGATACGTACACATTCCCTTCAGTGATTAATGCGTGCGCAGCTGCAGGGGATTTTCAGACGGGTTGTGTTGTTCACAATCATGTTTTGGAAATGGGTTTTGGATTTGATTTGTATGTTGGGAATGCTCTAGTAGATATGTATGCAAGGTTCGGTGATTTGATAAAAGCACGTAATATATTTGAGGAAATGCCCCACAGGGACATTGTGTCGTGGAATAGCTTGATTTCGGGGTATAGTGCTAATGCGTATTGGGAGGAGGCTTTAGAAATTTATTACCAGGCAAGAATAGCTGGATTGAAACCCGACCCTTTTACCATTTCAAGTGTCCTCCCTGCTTTTGGAGGCTTGCTTGCTATTAAAGAGGGTGAGGTGGTTCATGGATTGGTGGAAAAGCTTGGGATCAATGCCGATATCATAGTGAGCAatggacttctgtctatctattTCAAATTTGGTAGGCTAATGGATGCTCGAAGAGTTTTCAACGAGATGGTTGTCAAGGATACGGTCAGTTGGAACACTTTGATATGTGGATATTGTCAAATGGAATTGTTTGAAGAGTCGATTGAGTTATTTATGGAGATGGTAAGGAGCTTTAGACCAGATTTGTTGACAATTACGTCTATTCTTCGTGCTTGTGGTCTCCTGCAGGACTTGGAATTTGGAAAGTTTGTTCATGATTACATGATAAGAAGTGGTTTTGAATGCGATGTCACAGCAAGTAATATTATTATTGATATGTATGCTAAGTGTGGGGATTTAGTAGCTTCAGGAAAAGTCTTTGACAGGATGAAATATAGGGATTCTGTGTCATGGAACACATTGATCAATGGTTATATTCAAAGTGGGAGCTATGATAAAGGGGTGAAGCTTTTTAAGAAGATGAAGATGGACTTGAAACCTGATTGTATCACTTTTGTGGCACTCCTGTCTATCTCTACTCGATTAGCAGACATGGAACTGGGAAAAGAAATCCACTGTGATTTAGCTAAATTAGGATTTGATTCAGATTTGGTAGTATGTAATGCTTTAGTTGATATGTATGCTAAGTGTGGCAAAATAGATTACGCCCTTATGGTTTTTGAAAATATGAAAGTTCATGACATAGTAACGTGGAATGCAGTTATTGCAGCTTGTGTCCAGGCTGAAGATTGTAGTTTGGGATTAAGAATGGTTAACCAGATGAAGAATGAGGAATTCATGCCAGATATGGCTACCATGTTAGGTATATTGCCTATCTGTTCTGCAATAGCTGCCAAAAGGCAAGGGAAAGAGGTTCATGCTTGTACTTTCAAGCTTGGATTTGAGTCAGCTGTTTCCGTTGGGAATGCATTGATTGAAATGTACTCCAAATGTGGCAATTTAATGTACTCTATCAGAGTGTTTGAGCATATGAAAACAAAAGATGTGGTGACATGGACTGCATTGATCTCTGCATATGGGATGCATGGTGAGGGAAAGAATGCTTTGAAATCTTTTGAGGAGATGTTAGCAGCTGGGCTTTTTCCTGATCATGTCGCTTTTATTGCCATCATCTATGCCTGTAGTCATTCAGGTTTAGTAGAAGAGGGTCTGGCTTACTTTGACCGCATGAAGAAGGATTACAACATTGAGCCCAGTATTGAACACTACGCTTGTGTGGTTGATCTTCTGTCCCGGTCTGGCCAGTTATCTAAAGCAGAAGAGTTTATCAATTCAATGCCACTGAAGCCAGATGCAAGTATATGGGGAGCTTTACTTAGTGCTTCTCGAGCAAGTGGAGACCTAAAGATTGCAGAACGCATCTCACAACATATTGTTCAATTAGATTTTGATGATCCTGGATATTATGTTTTAGTAGCAAATGTTTATGCAGCTTTAGGGAGGTGGGATGATGTCAGAATGATACGAAAATCCATAAAGGTCAAAGGACTGAAAAAAGATCCTGGATGCAGTTGGATTGAAATTAAGAAAAGGGCGTATGCTTTTGGGACTGGAGATAAGTTCTTTAAACAGTATGAAAAGGTAAATAAGTTATTAGGGACCCTTGCTAATTTGATGGCCAAAGAAGGTTATGCAGCTGATTTGCAGTATGCTCTTCATGATGTTGAGGAGGATGAAAAGAGAGGCTTACTTTATGGCCACAGTGAAAGGCTTGCCATAGCATTTGGATTGTTAAATACAGAACCAGGGACCCCCTTACAAATATTGAAAAACCTTCGTGTTTGTGGGGATTGTCACACTTGGACCAAGTACGTATCAAAGATTGTAAAACGGGAAATATTAGTAAGAGATGCCAATAGATTTCATAAGTTCCAAGATGGGACATGTAGCTGTGGAGATCATTGGTAA